The Toxorhynchites rutilus septentrionalis strain SRP chromosome 3, ASM2978413v1, whole genome shotgun sequence genome includes a region encoding these proteins:
- the LOC129778947 gene encoding SRR1-like protein: MSKQHTPTCDSDGFILVSSRNKNYVNRPVKRLTNFESQSTNGATTEDHNIDINIFLRKLSEAESDLVTSAFFKANIDRLLTPLERANIKAIICLGIGKLSECVISRFQLAFVRCLQRELNIKGKIRYYDPILSRQEGQILEQLDGIVLEENLEGKYIAEEKTLFYLPHCPKQISNNLLWRNWKLEFLQNVFLIGNSFEEIVSKNPQRLLRKNIPFILNVKDHCIEIKIENNFKFKEIFNDTSLHYFDKAALRDKDQHFWETDEPQYNEEDIEFITRKFQPEKHGHN; this comes from the exons ATGTCAAAACAACACACTCCAACTTGTGACTCGGATGGTTTTATTTTGGTTTCTtcgagaaataaaaattatgtaaaCCGACCAGTGAAACGATTAACAAATTTTGAATCACAATCAACCAACGGGGCTACAACAGAGGATCACAATATagacataaatatttttttacg GAAACTATCTGAGGCTGAGAGCGATTTGGTAACATCTGCTTTCTTCAAGGCGAATATCGACAGACTTCTTACACCACTTGAACGAGCGAATATAAAGGCAATAATCTGTCTAGGAATCGGAAAACTATCCGAATGTGTAATATCTCGTTTCCAATTAGCCTTTGTGCGCTGTTTGCAAAGAGAATTGAATATTAAAGGAAAAATCCGATATTACGATCCTATTCTCAGCCGACAAGAGGGGCAAATACTTGAGCAGTTGGATGGAATAGTTTTGGAGGAAAATCTCGAAGGAAAATATATCGCGGAAGAGAAGACTTTATTCTACTTGCCCCATTGTCCTAAACAGATAAGCAATAACTTGCTTTGGCGGAACTGGAAATTAGAATTTCTACAAAACGTATTTTTAATAGGAAACAGTTTCGAGGAAATCGTCAGTAAAAACCCTCAGAgattgttgagaaaaaatattccattCATCTTAAACGTAAAAGATCATTGTAtagaaattaaaattgaaaataatttcaaattcaAGGAAATTTTCAACGACACTTCTCTGCACTATTTTGACAAAGCGGCGCTCAGAGATAAAGATCAGCACTTTTGGGAAACTGACGAACCGCAATATAACGAAGAAGACATTGAGTTCATAACCAGAAAATTTCAACCTGAAAAACATGGCCACAACTAA
- the LOC129778948 gene encoding protein FMC1 homolog has translation MATTKAGGKLMKNLLAEIRRNSSEENFMNSLPAKYISSQFRKFETTQQQHCRAREEVQFIGETYLCYLESIRKLKEINAHYTGRGERSVRETADMVGFKLPHDPKP, from the coding sequence ATGGCCACAACTAAAGCGGGcggtaaattaatgaaaaatctaTTAGCCGAAATCAGAAGAAATAGCTCCGaagaaaattttatgaattcgcttcctGCTAAGTACATCAGTTCACAATTTAGAAAGTTTGAAACCACACAACAGCAACATTGTAGAGCAAGAGAGGAAGTACAGTTCATAGGGGAAACGTATTTATGTTACCTTGAATCCATTCGAAAGCTGAAGGAGATCAACGCGCATTATACTGGTCGGGGCGAGAGGAGCGTTCGCGAGACGGCCGATATGGTTGGATTCAAACTTCCACACGATCCGAAACCATAA
- the LOC129778946 gene encoding flap endonuclease GEN-like translates to MGIKHLWNLLTPHCDKKPLFELNNKAVAIDLSGWVCESLNVVDYFVHPRFYLRNLFFRTCYLLQTGIIPVFVLEGAAPPLKYGVIIKRNQIQFRGARPKKTVSCDKENGGTSQNSQGKAATEQKRNRFHHVLKQCEELLSTMGLTCVQAPGEAEALCAYLNSDNLVYGVVSQDSDCFAYGAVRVFRNFCATQNGGSVDIYDLEKIRKVMDFGQQKIIAMGLFLGCDYCPEGVPGVGREAVNKLLNCYGSNEILKTIRTWRKTADRLTDLEVKVEDKNTCSDCGHHGKSIAHRRSGCQDCRTKSGCDESRWKNQRLQIKAELDIKRKSLQNPDFPSEAIIDEFLVRPCELPALDLKWKQPNLVKFIRNMGNLLQWDEIYCFQKLLPLFTRWQIITLSRSPAGKVSIMLEPNYIKKKRSPKGVASYEIIWKDENSLFTGLIGNEQIQSFLSVSGNTEEMLWSTIEPQDLVELAYPSLVESFLATKTKSKKKTAREKKRKEITEKIPSSNGKQTQLEQFLETINDEIGEIASCDSEVNELGSGIHLKSVTNPSEDVESDDDKDISYSVYLDRIANESPDDANDFDMSALIDRVCDPNYGKISTQQDIVEPRLGVEELLAMSVRIDDLDDHEEDTNVERRLLLKEDIVSHVTDVCDISVLNASSSRPRKRKSFFFEPLDIPPPELQDNFKEMDMFECSLMLKDRVVMPTVDQMNQTIVYDIDF, encoded by the exons ATGGGAATCAAACATTTATGGAATTTACTTACGCCACATTGCGACAAAAAACCTCTGTTTGAGTTAAACAACAAAGCCGTTGCAATCGATTTATCCGGATGGGTCTGCGAAAGTCTTAACGTGGTAGATTACTTTGTCCATCCACGGTTTTATTTACG aaaccTGTTCTTCCGCACTTGCTACTTACTGCAAACAGGAATAATTCCCGTGTTTGTTCTGGAAGGGGCGGCTCCTCCCTTGAAGTATGGAGTTATCATCAAAAGGAACCAGATCCAATTCCGAGGAGCTCGGCCCAAAAAAACAGTTTCCTGTGACAAGGAAAACGGCGGTACCAGTCAGAACAGTCAAGGAAAAGCTGCAACGGAACAAAAGCGTAACCGTTTCCATCATGTGCTGAAACAGTGTGAGGAGTTGCTGAGTACTATGGGCCTCACTTGTGTCCAGGCACCAGGAGAGGCTGAAGCACTATGCGCGTATCTCAATAGTGATAATCTTGTTTATGGTGTGGTAAGCCAAGATTCGGATTGTTTCGCCTATGGTGCAGTCCGGGTTTTTCGAAACTTCTGCGCCACTCAAAACGGCGGCTCGGTCGATATTTATGATTTGGAAAAGATCCGAAAGGTGATGGATTTTGGACAACAGAAAATAATCGCCATGGGACTATTTTTAGGGTGTGATTATTGTCCCGAAGGAGTACCCGGCGTGGGACGAGAGGCTGTTAATAAGTTGCTAAATTGTTATGGTAGTAACGAAATACTGAAAACAATAAGAACCTGGAGAAAAACGGCCGACAGACTAACGGATTTGGAAGTGAAAGTCGAGGATAAGAACACTTGCTCGGATTGTGGCCACCATGGGAAATCCATCGCTCACCGTCGAAGCGGCTGTCAGGATTGCAGAACGAAAAGCGGATGCGATGAATCCAGATGGAAAAACCAACGTCTTCAGATCAAAGCAGAGCTGGACATAAAACGAAAGTCGTTGCAAAACCCAGACTTCCCATCAGAAGCAATCATAGATGAATTCTTGGTTCGTCCGTGTGAACTCCCGGCGTTGGatctcaaatggaagcaaccaAATCTCGTTAAATTTATC CGAAATATGGGAAACTTACTGCAATGGGATGAAATCTACTGCTTTCAGAAGCTGCTTCCATTATTCACCAGATGGCAAATTATAACTTTGAGTCGGAGTCCAGCTGGGAAAGTGAGTATCATGCTCGAACCGAATTATATTAAAAAGAAACGCTCCCCCAAAGGGGTTGCCAGCTATGAAATAATCTGGAAAGACGAGAATTCGCTGTTCACCGGACTGATTGGAAATGAACAGATCCAATCGTTCTTAAGCGTTTCGGGAAATACAGAGGAAATGCTGTGGAGTACAATAGAACCGCAAGATCTGGTAGAGTTGGCCTATCCGTCATTGGTTGAATCGTTTTTAGCAACAAAAACTAAATCGAAAAAGAAAACTGCgagagaaaaaaagaggaaagaaaTTACCGAAAAGATTCCATCCAGTAATGGCAAACAAACTCAGTTAGAGCAATTTTTGGAGACAATCAACGACGAAATTGGTGAAATCGCGAGTTGTGATTCTGAGGTGAATGAACTTGGCAGTGGAATTCATTTAAAATCGGTTACAAATCCGAGTGAAGATGTTGAATCAG ACGACGATAAGGACATAAGCTATTCAGTTTATTTAGATCGAATAGCTAATGAATCACCGGATGATGCGAATGATTTCGATATGTCGGCGTTAATTGACCGTGTTTGTGATCCTAACTATGGTAAGATCTCTACGCAGCAAGATATCGTTGAACCCCGCCTGGGAGTAGAGGAACTATTAGCCATGAGTGTCCGAATTGATGATCTGGATGACCACGAAGAGGATACCAATGTGGAAAGAAGACTTCTATTAAAGGAAGACATTGTTTCCCATGTAACGGACGTGTGTGATATATCAGTGCTCAATGCGTCATCCAGTCGTCCAAGAAAGAGGAAAAGCTTCTTTTTTGAACCCCTCGACATACCACCTCCAGAATTACAGGATAATTTCAAAGAAATGGATATGTTCGAATGCTCGTTGATGCTCAAGGACCGAGTGGTGATGCCAACGGTCGATCAAATGAATCAAACAATAGTATATGACATAGATTTCTAA